One Ignavibacteria bacterium genomic region harbors:
- the hydA gene encoding dihydropyrimidinase — protein MSILIKNGRIITASADYTADIYIAGEKISQIGENLNIKADEVIDAGEKLVMPGGIDPHVHLDMPFMGTFSSDNYETGTLAALHGGTTTVIDFILQKQGNSLKSAYDEWTGRANGNAYGDYSFHMAVTDFNEETQKEISYFINELGITSFKTFMAYKGSLMIDDRQMVGLMNEVKKHGGIVTVHATNGDMIDYLVAKHKSEGKLTPLYHYLSQPEITEAEATGRFADMAFNTGVPGYIVHMTCEGSLNAVRRAQRRNQKVYAETCIQYLLLDASLYEKNFEGAKWVMSPPLREKKDQESLWGGIEQGIVQIVATDHCPFNWEQKLMGKDDFSKIPNGHPAIENRMELLFSEGVNKGKISLNKYVEVTSTNSAKIFGMFPRKGTIGIGADADLIIFDPDEEHTLSVKNHHMNVDYSGYEGWKLKGKCKQTILRGKVAVDDGKVRIQKGYGQYIKRDKHAAFNI, from the coding sequence ATGTCAATTCTAATTAAAAACGGAAGAATAATAACAGCATCGGCTGATTATACGGCTGATATATATATAGCAGGAGAGAAAATTTCTCAAATCGGAGAAAATCTCAACATAAAAGCAGATGAAGTAATAGATGCAGGAGAAAAGCTTGTAATGCCGGGAGGCATTGATCCACATGTACATCTTGATATGCCGTTTATGGGAACATTCTCATCTGATAATTACGAAACAGGAACGCTTGCCGCACTTCACGGCGGGACAACAACCGTAATTGATTTCATACTGCAAAAGCAGGGGAACTCGTTAAAATCGGCATACGATGAATGGACGGGAAGAGCTAACGGCAATGCTTACGGTGATTATTCTTTTCATATGGCTGTTACTGACTTTAATGAGGAAACGCAGAAAGAAATTTCATATTTTATTAATGAACTCGGCATAACTTCATTTAAGACATTTATGGCATACAAAGGATCTTTAATGATAGATGACAGACAGATGGTAGGGCTTATGAATGAAGTAAAAAAGCACGGAGGTATAGTAACTGTTCATGCAACAAACGGTGATATGATAGATTATCTTGTAGCAAAACATAAATCAGAAGGAAAGCTCACCCCACTTTACCACTATCTTTCTCAACCTGAAATAACAGAAGCTGAAGCGACGGGCAGGTTTGCAGATATGGCATTTAATACCGGAGTTCCCGGGTACATAGTACACATGACATGCGAGGGTTCGCTTAATGCAGTAAGACGTGCACAGCGTAGAAACCAAAAAGTATATGCTGAAACATGTATTCAATATTTACTGCTCGATGCATCATTGTATGAAAAAAACTTTGAAGGTGCGAAATGGGTAATGAGTCCCCCTTTGAGGGAGAAAAAGGACCAAGAGTCTTTGTGGGGAGGAATAGAACAGGGTATTGTACAGATAGTAGCTACCGACCACTGTCCGTTCAACTGGGAACAGAAATTAATGGGCAAGGATGATTTCTCAAAAATTCCGAACGGTCACCCTGCAATAGAAAACAGGATGGAGCTTTTGTTTAGTGAAGGAGTTAACAAAGGAAAGATATCACTCAATAAATATGTAGAAGTTACATCGACCAATTCCGCAAAAATATTCGGTATGTTTCCGAGGAAGGGAACTATCGGAATTGGAGCAGATGCTGATTTAATAATTTTTGACCCAGATGAAGAGCATACATTATCAGTAAAAAATCATCACATGAACGTTGATTATTCGGGTTATGAAGGATGGAAGCTTAAGGGCAAATGCAAACAAACGATACTAAGGGGTAAAGTTGCCGTTGATGATGGAAAGGTAAGAATTCAGAAGGGATATGGGCAGTATATAAAGAGGGATAAGCACGCTGCATTTAATATTTGA
- a CDS encoding NCS1 family nucleobase:cation symporter-1 → MKAEKNNVNEAELISSLFSEDLAAIPESKRTWNTWNYTALWISMSLCIPTYMLASSLIEGGMNWWQAILTIFAGNTIVLLPMILNGHAGAKYGIPFPVLARASFGVKGANIPAILRAIVACGWFGIQAWIGGFSIYEAIRVWVPSFENLPQIFPAFLGLKTAPAISFFLFWLLNMYVVHLGVDSIKKLLVFKAFFLPAAAVALLFWAVYAGNGLGPILSQPSKFNTTAEFFKFFFPALTGMVGFWATLSLNIPDFTRYAKSQRAQVTGQILGLPPSMTLFSFVGVVVTSATLIIYGQTIWDPVVLAAKFENKILVSIAMVCIAISTLATNIAANIVSPANDFANLAPSKINFRKGGYITGIIGILILPWKLIEDPSGYIFKWLIAYSSLLGPIGGIMISDYFLVRKKKLLVDDLYKLKGIYSYQNGFNRNAIIAMIAGIIPNAPGFFTTIDVININRFPLWISDIYHYAWFVGFFVSFVVYYLLERKQIKLNKI, encoded by the coding sequence ATGAAGGCTGAGAAAAACAATGTAAATGAAGCAGAGCTTATTTCATCGCTATTCAGCGAGGACTTAGCTGCTATACCTGAATCGAAAAGAACGTGGAATACATGGAATTACACTGCTCTTTGGATAAGCATGAGTTTATGTATTCCAACATATATGCTTGCGAGTTCACTGATTGAAGGAGGAATGAACTGGTGGCAGGCGATATTAACAATCTTTGCAGGAAACACAATTGTACTTTTACCGATGATATTAAACGGTCACGCAGGAGCAAAGTACGGGATACCTTTCCCTGTTCTTGCAAGGGCAAGTTTCGGAGTGAAAGGAGCAAACATTCCGGCCATATTAAGAGCAATAGTTGCATGCGGATGGTTTGGAATACAGGCATGGATAGGCGGATTTTCAATTTACGAAGCAATACGGGTATGGGTACCATCATTTGAAAATCTGCCGCAAATATTTCCAGCATTTCTGGGATTAAAGACAGCTCCTGCTATTTCTTTCTTTTTATTCTGGCTTTTAAACATGTACGTTGTGCATCTTGGTGTTGACAGCATTAAGAAACTTTTAGTATTTAAAGCATTTTTTCTGCCAGCGGCAGCAGTAGCATTATTATTCTGGGCTGTTTATGCGGGCAATGGATTAGGACCAATACTTTCGCAGCCGTCCAAATTCAATACAACGGCTGAATTTTTTAAGTTCTTCTTTCCTGCACTAACGGGTATGGTCGGTTTCTGGGCAACGCTTTCGCTTAACATACCGGATTTTACGCGATATGCAAAGAGCCAGCGAGCACAGGTGACAGGACAAATACTTGGTTTGCCTCCTTCGATGACTTTGTTTTCATTCGTAGGAGTAGTTGTCACTTCAGCAACGTTGATAATATACGGACAGACAATATGGGATCCGGTAGTCCTTGCAGCGAAATTTGAGAATAAAATACTTGTTAGTATTGCGATGGTTTGCATTGCAATCTCCACATTAGCAACAAACATTGCGGCAAACATAGTAAGTCCCGCAAATGATTTTGCAAATTTAGCACCATCGAAAATTAATTTTAGAAAAGGCGGGTATATAACGGGTATAATCGGGATATTAATACTCCCCTGGAAACTAATAGAAGACCCGAGCGGGTATATATTCAAATGGCTGATAGCATATTCAAGTCTGCTTGGTCCGATAGGCGGAATAATGATATCAGATTATTTTCTTGTAAGAAAGAAAAAACTTTTAGTAGATGACTTGTATAAACTAAAAGGGATTTACAGTTATCAAAACGGTTTTAACAGGAATGCAATAATTGCTATGATAGCGGGTATAATACCCAATGCACCGGGATTTTTTACAACGATAGATGTTATAAATATAAATAGATTTCCATTATGGATTTCTGATATTTATCATTACGCATGGTTCGTAGGATTCTTTGTCTCATTTGTAGTTTATTATTTACTTGAAAGAAAACAAATAAAATTAAATAAAATATAA
- a CDS encoding c-type cytochrome: MKKLFKILLFVFLFLIVGAVAGYFYIMSALPKIADAPDLKIEPTPELVKRGEYLFNNVAVCADCHSTRDYSMFSGPLVEGTIGKGGFEFNEEFGLPGKFYAKNITPAGLKGWSDGEIFRAITEGVNKDGEPLFPLMPYLNFGKMDKNDVYAIIAYMKTLPPIENNVPVSKANFPVNLIMRSMPQKSELAQIPDKSNSKEYGKYLTNIAGCNDCHTQQVDGEFQMNKYLAGGQEFKLPGGVVLRSSNITPDIQSGIGAWTKDMFIQKFRSYSKNNFVPYKVNQGEFNTIMPWTFFANMTDEDLGAIYDYLRTIVPIPNKVTRFENKN, translated from the coding sequence ATGAAAAAACTTTTCAAAATTCTTTTATTTGTATTCCTGTTTCTTATCGTAGGAGCAGTAGCAGGATACTTTTACATTATGAGTGCATTACCAAAAATTGCCGATGCACCCGACCTTAAGATTGAACCCACACCAGAACTTGTTAAGCGTGGCGAGTATTTATTTAACAATGTTGCCGTTTGTGCCGATTGTCATTCTACTCGCGATTACTCAATGTTCTCAGGTCCGTTGGTCGAAGGCACCATCGGTAAAGGAGGATTTGAATTTAACGAAGAGTTCGGTCTTCCGGGAAAATTTTATGCAAAAAATATTACTCCTGCAGGATTGAAAGGATGGTCTGACGGAGAAATATTCAGGGCAATAACCGAGGGTGTCAATAAAGACGGTGAACCTCTTTTCCCATTAATGCCTTACTTGAATTTTGGTAAAATGGATAAAAATGATGTGTATGCTATTATAGCCTATATGAAAACTCTTCCGCCAATTGAAAACAACGTTCCTGTCAGCAAGGCAAATTTTCCTGTAAATCTCATCATGAGGTCAATGCCCCAAAAGAGTGAGTTAGCACAAATTCCTGATAAATCTAATTCTAAGGAATACGGTAAGTATCTGACCAATATCGCAGGCTGTAATGATTGTCATACGCAGCAAGTGGATGGCGAATTCCAGATGAATAAATATCTTGCTGGTGGTCAGGAATTCAAACTGCCGGGTGGTGTTGTATTAAGATCTTCAAATATTACACCCGATATACAATCAGGCATTGGAGCCTGGACTAAGGATATGTTTATTCAAAAATTCCGCTCGTATAGTAAAAATAATTTTGTACCTTATAAAGTTAATCAGGGAGAATTTAACACAATAATGCCTTGGACTTTCTTCGCAAACATGACTGATGAAGACCTTGGTGCAATTTATGATTACCTGCGCACTATCGTTCCCATTCCTAATAAAGTTACAAGGTTCGAGAATAAAAACTGA
- a CDS encoding carboxylase: MKRKLLIRDLTLRDGQQSSFATRMTQKQIDLVLPIYQDADFYAAEVWGGAVPDSIMRYLNEDPWDRLEKIKAGFGTKTKLTALSRGRNLFGYSPYPEDVIEGFNRLAIQNGIDIMRVFDALNDLDNMQTTIDYVKANGGLADCAVCYTVDPHFTFADRIKGMFSGTKIPPKIFTVDYFVEKAKQLERMGADIISIKDMAGLIPPDVASPLIKRLKAETKVPIDLHTHCTPGYGLACAIVSIVNDVDIVDTVIGNFAGGPAAPAFELVQIFCDKLGIDTGVNLNKVTEINKQLFNIRKELDKFDEMKQFPIEIDISNYTLTNEQNDLFNKAIDAAKHDRIEETTELCQKIEKMYNFCEPDEIVKAAQIPGGMYTNMLAQLKQMKLDHLLEKVLKTVPRVRLDSGLPPLVTPTSQIVGVQAVYSIVSESKGEEFYSNKSTQFVNLVQGVYGKTPYQINPDFREMICGNREEIPYDVSKYKKQNNPNLPEFEDVKLAKNEKEELLLELFPTVAAGFLRNKREVEYKKLLAELKALEEIEERKIHEEAEVYNSLSDDEKKTKLLEGLYNNW, translated from the coding sequence ATGAAAAGGAAATTATTAATAAGAGACTTAACACTTCGCGACGGACAACAATCCTCTTTCGCGACAAGAATGACACAAAAGCAAATCGATTTGGTATTACCAATTTATCAGGATGCTGATTTTTATGCAGCTGAGGTATGGGGAGGAGCTGTTCCGGACTCAATAATGAGATATTTGAACGAAGACCCCTGGGACAGACTTGAGAAGATAAAAGCAGGGTTTGGTACAAAGACAAAACTGACTGCTCTATCAAGAGGAAGGAATCTATTTGGATATTCACCTTATCCCGAGGATGTAATAGAAGGATTCAACAGGTTAGCCATACAAAACGGTATAGATATAATGAGAGTATTTGATGCATTGAATGACCTTGATAATATGCAGACGACGATTGACTACGTAAAGGCGAACGGCGGACTTGCGGATTGTGCTGTTTGTTACACAGTTGATCCTCATTTTACATTTGCTGACAGAATAAAAGGTATGTTTTCAGGAACAAAGATTCCGCCAAAGATTTTTACTGTTGACTATTTTGTAGAGAAAGCAAAACAGCTAGAAAGAATGGGTGCTGATATAATTTCGATAAAAGACATGGCTGGCTTAATCCCACCTGACGTTGCATCGCCTTTAATAAAGAGGTTGAAAGCAGAGACAAAAGTACCCATAGACCTGCACACACACTGCACACCTGGTTACGGACTTGCATGTGCAATAGTTTCGATAGTTAATGATGTTGATATAGTGGATACAGTAATAGGAAACTTTGCGGGAGGACCAGCTGCACCGGCATTTGAGCTCGTTCAGATATTTTGTGATAAGCTTGGAATAGATACCGGTGTTAATCTGAACAAGGTCACAGAAATCAACAAGCAATTATTTAATATAAGAAAAGAACTTGATAAGTTTGACGAGATGAAACAGTTTCCGATAGAAATTGACATTTCAAATTACACACTAACGAACGAGCAGAACGATTTATTTAATAAAGCGATTGATGCGGCAAAGCACGACAGAATTGAAGAAACGACAGAATTATGCCAGAAAATAGAAAAGATGTACAATTTCTGCGAACCAGATGAGATAGTTAAGGCAGCACAGATACCGGGTGGAATGTACACAAACATGTTAGCTCAATTAAAGCAAATGAAGCTTGACCATCTGCTTGAGAAGGTATTAAAGACAGTTCCAAGAGTAAGACTTGATTCAGGATTACCACCGTTAGTAACACCGACGAGTCAGATTGTCGGCGTACAGGCAGTTTACAGCATAGTTTCGGAGAGCAAAGGAGAAGAATTTTACAGCAACAAGTCAACACAATTTGTGAATCTTGTTCAGGGGGTTTACGGCAAGACGCCATATCAAATTAATCCTGATTTCAGAGAAATGATATGCGGGAACAGAGAAGAAATTCCTTATGATGTGTCAAAGTACAAAAAACAGAATAATCCAAACTTACCTGAATTCGAAGATGTAAAATTAGCTAAGAATGAGAAAGAAGAACTGTTACTTGAGCTTTTCCCGACAGTAGCAGCAGGATTTTTGAGGAACAAGAGAGAAGTAGAGTATAAAAAGTTATTGGCAGAACTAAAGGCTTTGGAAGAAATTGAAGAACGGAAAATACATGAGGAAGCAGAGGTATATAATTCGCTAAGTGATGATGAGAAGAAGACAAAACTTCTTGAAGGGCTATACAACAACTGGTAG
- a CDS encoding FAD-dependent oxidoreductase: MAEFKRPKNDREFEINFSPINKLMNKTEALLESSRCLFCYDAPCTKACPTHIDIPLFIRQINSGNVKGAAKTIYASNYMGNLCGKVCPVEVLCEGSCVYVNQGVRAIEIGRLQNFATNKVISEKIEIFTEGEKVNKKVAIIGGGPAGISCASELRSAGINADIYEGRKMATGLALHGIAPYKIANEDVLEELNYIQRQFNFNIFYNRYIKSKDEIAKLEKEYDFIFLGIGNSNTSALNIPGEDKKNVFGAVEIVEELRLKKSNAVYGNKVIVFGGGNTAMDAASESARMGAEKVTLAYRRSRKDMGAYEFEYDLAKSVGVKAYFNIAPVEILGDDKVTGVRFIKTETKGGKLKTIKGSEFTEECDMVIKATGQSRHFELYQNIDNLEVDDFGKIVVDKNFRTTNPKYYAAGDAVNGGKEVVNSVAEGKQAAKSMITILLNIKKRN, from the coding sequence ATGGCAGAATTCAAACGTCCTAAAAATGACAGGGAATTTGAGATAAATTTTTCTCCGATAAACAAATTAATGAATAAAACTGAAGCTCTTCTTGAAAGTTCAAGATGTTTGTTTTGTTATGATGCTCCCTGTACAAAAGCGTGTCCGACACATATTGACATACCACTTTTTATTAGACAGATAAACAGCGGAAATGTAAAGGGAGCAGCCAAGACCATCTATGCATCAAATTACATGGGGAACCTTTGCGGTAAAGTTTGTCCTGTTGAAGTACTTTGCGAAGGTTCTTGTGTTTATGTAAACCAAGGCGTAAGAGCTATCGAGATAGGTCGTCTTCAGAATTTTGCAACTAACAAAGTTATTTCAGAGAAAATTGAAATATTTACAGAGGGAGAAAAGGTTAATAAAAAGGTAGCAATTATCGGCGGAGGTCCTGCGGGAATATCCTGCGCAAGTGAACTTCGTTCGGCAGGCATAAATGCGGATATTTACGAGGGCAGAAAAATGGCAACAGGTCTTGCTCTTCACGGTATTGCACCTTATAAAATAGCAAACGAAGATGTACTTGAAGAATTGAATTATATACAAAGGCAATTTAACTTTAATATATTCTACAACAGGTATATAAAAAGCAAAGATGAAATAGCAAAACTTGAGAAAGAATACGATTTTATATTTCTCGGGATTGGAAATTCAAACACATCTGCTTTAAACATTCCGGGAGAGGATAAGAAAAACGTATTCGGGGCGGTCGAAATTGTAGAAGAGCTACGATTGAAAAAAAGTAATGCTGTATATGGGAATAAAGTCATAGTATTCGGCGGAGGGAATACTGCAATGGATGCAGCGTCAGAATCAGCAAGAATGGGAGCCGAGAAAGTTACACTTGCTTACAGAAGGTCGAGAAAAGATATGGGTGCATATGAGTTTGAATACGACCTTGCTAAAAGTGTCGGTGTAAAAGCATACTTCAACATAGCACCAGTTGAAATCCTCGGTGATGACAAAGTAACAGGAGTAAGATTTATAAAGACAGAAACAAAGGGCGGAAAGCTAAAGACAATAAAAGGAAGTGAATTTACGGAAGAATGCGATATGGTAATAAAAGCAACTGGACAATCAAGACATTTTGAATTGTATCAGAATATTGACAATCTGGAAGTTGATGATTTTGGAAAGATAGTTGTTGATAAGAATTTTCGCACGACCAATCCAAAATATTATGCAGCAGGCGACGCTGTAAACGGCGGTAAAGAAGTAGTAAACTCAGTTGCTGAAGGGAAACAGGCAGCAAAAAGTATGATTACGATTTTATTAAATATCAAAAAGAGAAATTAA
- a CDS encoding NADH:flavin oxidoreductase/NADH oxidase, whose protein sequence is MSLLFSPLKIRDVVIKNRIAVSPMCQYSGVEGFPSQWHMAHYGARAVGGAGLIVQEATSVCPEGRISLGDLGIWNDEQTYVFKKLTNFIISQNCVPGIQLAHAGRKASATLGWDESRSLSQEEFGWKTYAPSALPFSDKYSVPAEMNKEDIKKVIIDFKHAAQRAVLAGYKLIEFHFAHGYLVNEFLSPLTNLRNDEYGGSFENRCKLAIDIVKVVRDVIPDSLPLFARLSCTEWVDKGWNVDDSIRLAKKLKDSGVDLIDCSSGGNISGAKIPLAPGYQVPFASKIRNEADIMTGAVGLITNFNQADNIISNKDADIVLLGREMLRNPYWVLHAAKALNTEIDYPKQYLRGKI, encoded by the coding sequence ATGAGCTTACTTTTTTCTCCCTTAAAGATTCGTGATGTTGTAATTAAAAACAGGATTGCTGTTTCGCCTATGTGCCAGTATTCAGGCGTAGAAGGTTTTCCTTCACAATGGCATATGGCACACTATGGTGCTCGGGCAGTTGGCGGTGCGGGGTTGATAGTGCAGGAGGCCACATCTGTTTGTCCCGAAGGCAGAATCTCACTTGGCGACCTTGGTATTTGGAATGATGAACAAACCTATGTTTTTAAGAAACTGACAAATTTTATAATCTCTCAAAACTGTGTCCCGGGAATTCAGCTCGCACACGCAGGAAGAAAGGCTTCTGCAACCCTCGGTTGGGATGAGTCTCGTTCCTTATCACAAGAGGAATTCGGCTGGAAAACTTACGCTCCTTCAGCATTACCTTTTTCGGATAAGTATTCCGTTCCTGCTGAAATGAATAAAGAAGATATTAAGAAAGTTATTATTGATTTTAAGCATGCTGCACAAAGAGCAGTATTAGCGGGCTATAAATTAATAGAGTTTCATTTTGCTCACGGATATCTGGTAAATGAATTTTTATCTCCGCTTACAAATCTTAGAAATGATGAATACGGTGGAAGTTTTGAGAATCGTTGCAAGCTTGCCATTGATATCGTTAAAGTTGTCAGGGATGTTATTCCCGATTCATTGCCGCTTTTTGCAAGATTGTCTTGTACTGAATGGGTTGATAAAGGATGGAACGTTGATGATTCTATTCGGCTGGCAAAAAAACTTAAAGATAGCGGCGTTGATTTAATTGATTGTTCAAGCGGAGGAAATATTAGTGGTGCAAAAATTCCTTTAGCCCCGGGCTATCAGGTCCCTTTTGCTTCAAAAATAAGAAATGAAGCGGACATAATGACAGGAGCCGTAGGATTGATTACAAATTTCAATCAGGCAGATAACATTATCAGTAATAAAGATGCAGATATTGTTCTGCTCGGCAGAGAAATGCTGCGAAACCCTTACTGGGTGTTGCATGCAGCAAAAGCTTTAAATACTGAAATTGATTATCCAAAGCAATATTTGCGAGGGAAAATATAA
- a CDS encoding nitrilase-related carbon-nitrogen hydrolase gives MARKIKSGLIQMSLSMTEGEGTIEQIKETMIQKHIPFIEEAGKKGVQVLCLQEIFNTPYFCPGQDKSWYESAEPMPGPTVIRMQEYSKKYDMVIIVPVYEKEQPGVLYNTAAVIDADGTILGKYRKNHIPHTSGFWEKFFFRPGNLGYPVFQTKYCKVGVYICYDRHFPEGARILGLNGAEIVYNPSATVTGLSQYLWKLEQPAHAAANGYFMGCINRVGTEKPWNIGKFYGSSYFVDPRGQIFAQASEDNDELLIAEFDLDMIDEVRATWQFFRDRRPESYNKITEL, from the coding sequence ATGGCAAGAAAAATAAAATCAGGGTTAATTCAGATGTCACTATCGATGACGGAAGGCGAAGGGACAATTGAGCAAATTAAAGAAACAATGATTCAAAAACATATTCCGTTCATTGAAGAAGCGGGGAAAAAAGGAGTTCAGGTATTATGTTTGCAGGAGATATTTAACACCCCTTATTTCTGCCCTGGACAGGATAAATCATGGTACGAATCTGCAGAACCAATGCCCGGACCTACGGTTATCCGAATGCAGGAATATTCTAAGAAGTATGATATGGTAATTATTGTACCAGTGTACGAGAAAGAACAACCGGGCGTTTTATACAACACTGCAGCAGTCATAGATGCAGACGGGACAATACTCGGCAAATACAGGAAAAATCACATACCTCATACATCGGGTTTTTGGGAAAAGTTTTTCTTCCGTCCGGGAAATCTTGGATATCCGGTATTTCAGACAAAGTACTGCAAAGTTGGAGTTTATATATGCTATGACAGACATTTTCCCGAAGGTGCAAGAATATTGGGATTAAACGGTGCTGAAATAGTTTACAATCCATCGGCAACGGTAACAGGATTATCACAGTACTTATGGAAACTTGAACAGCCGGCACATGCAGCGGCAAACGGTTATTTCATGGGCTGCATTAACAGAGTCGGAACGGAAAAGCCATGGAACATAGGAAAGTTTTACGGCTCGTCATACTTCGTTGACCCAAGAGGACAAATATTTGCGCAAGCATCGGAAGATAATGATGAACTATTGATTGCTGAATTTGACCTTGACATGATTGATGAAGTAAGAGCAACATGGCAATTTTTCAGAGACAGAAGACCTGAATCTTATAATAAAATAACGGAGTTATAA
- the preA gene encoding NAD-dependent dihydropyrimidine dehydrogenase subunit PreA has protein sequence MKSSRNKLESNLAGIKSPNPFWLASAPPTNSGYQIMKAFDAGWGGAVWKTMGVPVVNTSSRYGGVTYKGNRMSGFNNIELISDRPLKDNLREIEEVKKYFPNHALVGSLMVQSREEWHQIVKDVENAGVDGIELNFGCPHGMCERGMGSAVGQDPKVLELITSWVMEVAKVPVIVKLSPNVSHIQDPAIAAKLGGANAVSLINTIQSIIGVDIDNFVPYPTVDGKSTNGGYCGPAVKPIALNMVKNVAKIPDYNLPISGIGGIENWRDAVEFILMGATNVQVCTAVMHYGFGIIREMVSGLEQYMSDKGFNSIEEMVGLALPNVKKWEDLNLKYKIVAEINDKKCISCQLCYIACEDGAHQAIKLPENGDSRIPQIIEDNCVGCNLCSLVCPVEGCISMVRRDSGDEFLTWQERTEKGDIPITFNDSKAGSMGHHVPEPVKAIEYRLK, from the coding sequence ATGAAGTCATCTAGGAATAAATTAGAAAGTAATTTAGCAGGTATAAAATCCCCGAATCCATTCTGGCTTGCGTCAGCACCACCAACAAATTCGGGATATCAGATTATGAAAGCATTTGATGCAGGATGGGGAGGGGCAGTATGGAAGACAATGGGGGTACCAGTTGTTAACACTTCGAGCCGATACGGAGGCGTTACATATAAAGGAAATAGAATGTCTGGATTCAATAACATTGAACTAATTTCTGACAGACCGCTTAAAGATAATCTAAGGGAAATTGAAGAGGTAAAGAAATATTTCCCAAACCATGCTTTAGTTGGTTCCTTGATGGTTCAATCAAGAGAGGAATGGCATCAAATCGTGAAGGATGTTGAGAATGCAGGCGTTGACGGGATTGAGCTGAATTTCGGCTGCCCTCATGGTATGTGCGAGAGAGGAATGGGCTCGGCTGTAGGGCAGGATCCTAAAGTACTTGAGCTGATTACTTCTTGGGTAATGGAAGTAGCGAAGGTTCCTGTTATAGTAAAACTATCGCCGAATGTTTCGCATATACAAGACCCTGCAATAGCTGCAAAACTCGGAGGAGCGAATGCAGTATCCCTAATCAACACAATTCAAAGCATAATAGGCGTTGACATAGATAATTTTGTTCCCTACCCTACCGTTGATGGGAAGAGCACAAACGGAGGTTATTGCGGACCAGCAGTAAAACCGATAGCGTTGAATATGGTAAAGAATGTTGCAAAGATTCCTGATTACAATCTACCGATTTCAGGAATAGGCGGAATAGAAAACTGGAGGGATGCAGTCGAATTTATTCTAATGGGAGCTACTAACGTACAAGTATGCACAGCAGTTATGCATTACGGATTCGGGATAATAAGAGAGATGGTTTCAGGACTTGAACAGTATATGTCTGACAAAGGATTCAATTCAATAGAGGAGATGGTAGGACTTGCACTTCCAAACGTAAAGAAGTGGGAAGATTTAAACCTGAAATACAAGATTGTTGCTGAAATTAACGACAAGAAATGCATCAGCTGTCAACTGTGTTACATTGCGTGTGAAGACGGAGCACATCAAGCGATAAAACTGCCCGAAAACGGAGACAGCAGAATTCCTCAGATAATTGAAGATAACTGCGTTGGCTGCAATCTATGTTCGCTTGTATGTCCGGTTGAAGGTTGTATTTCAATGGTTCGCAGAGACTCCGGCGATGAATTCCTTACATGGCAAGAAAGAACTGAGAAGGGTGACATACCGATAACTTTCAATGATTCCAAAGCAGGGAGCATGGGTCACCACGTACCGGAACCCGTTAAGGCGATTGAGTACAGGTTAAAATAG